The following coding sequences are from one Culex quinquefasciatus strain JHB chromosome 1, VPISU_Cqui_1.0_pri_paternal, whole genome shotgun sequence window:
- the LOC6034810 gene encoding FAST kinase domain-containing protein 4 yields the protein MFGITRISRGIGMGIFKRNFSAPVAPFASHVAPDGDGGGAKPSDLPDPQQPAAAGRARKSAAKLAAEGGVAKNPIVAAAFASLLQEEKSLEGSKGSSGTVSDIDDRIINAGTVNDLLGIPGQSKINRKQALKIVSILAEWSSIQKVKLSDFENDTRFVQLCSVLGRTNNRNNNGKGAASARTTPATSLHVDDLQTVLGVTANDEAAKLIAGLTMPQMIKVMTSLAQKKKRSTPLLRSLAFNISSNATRLNLKECGDLLYAMASLNFRDPVLTGRVCVDAEAELASNTDKPAPVGSILTSLSMLRYRDTAILDSLSEWMVSNSEICKPSHMSALFLSLATLNHEPSNMDAVKTKLVANLSESDFIKSTDWLNMVWSFAVLNCASSKHLASVLKPSFVGCLENERNGELTPAIKMKLLNLKAYAGIILGDASVCKEINENDPKLFVPTEASKEKRVLIAGMLDALKSLLPSESHVSINKRTLMGFAVDAECVLDAKCLPLPVNKEHPGAKRIALLVHDYHDMCQGPHTALNGVQSLACRLLRAAGYSVLSVPYHEFSTADKLLKRVEYLQKAFKAIVSEKP from the exons ATGTTTGGCATAACCAGAATCAGCCGGGGCATCGGTATGGGCATATTCAAGCGGAACTTTAGCGCACCGGTTGCGCCTTTTGCTTCTCATGTGGCGCCCGACGGAGACGGGGGTGGCGCCAAGCCGTCGGACCTGCCGGATCCGCAGCAGCCGGCGGCCGCCGGTCGTGCTAGAAAAAGTGCTGCTAAACTGGCTGCAGAGGGTGGTGTGGCCAAAA ATCCTATCGTGGCTGCCGCGTTTGCATCGTTGTTGCAAGAGGAGAAATCTCTGGAAGGTTCCAAGGGATCGTCTGGGACTGTTAGTGATATCGATGATCGTATTATTAATGCTGGCACCGTAAACGATCTGCTGGGAATTCCGGGACAGTCCAAGATTAACCGGAAGCAGGCATTGAAG ATTGTTTCGATTTTGGCCGAATGGAGTTCGATTCAGAAGGTGAAGCTTTCAGACTTTGAGAATGACACTCGCTTTGTCCAGCTGTGCAGCGTGCTGGGAAGGACAAACAATCGCAACAACAACGGCAAAGGCGCGGCGAGCGCTCGTACAACACCTGCTACGTCACTCCACGTGGATGATTTGCAGACTGTGCTCGGTGTGACAGCGAACGATGAAGCCGCAAAGTTGATCGCTGGACTCACGATGCCGCAGATGATTAAGGTGATGACCTCGCTGGCACAAAAGAAGAAGCGGAGTACGCCTCTGCTTAGGTCACTGGCCTTCAACATAAGCAGCAATGCGACCCGGTTAAACCTGAAAGAGTGTGGCGATTTGCTCTACGCCATGGCAAGCCTCAATTTTCGGGATCCTGTCCTAACTGGCCGAGTATGCGTTGACGCTGAAGCCGAGCTGGCAAGTAATACAGACAAGCCGGCCCCGGTTGGGTCAATTCTGACAAGTTTGAGCATGCTCCGGTATCGCGACACGGCCATTCTGGATTCGCTCTCGGAGTGGATGGTGTCAAACAGTGAAATTTGCAAACCTTCCCACATGAGCGCTCTGTTCCTTTCGTTGGCCACGCTCAACCACGAGCCGTCAAACATGGATGCTGTCAAGACAAAGCTGGTAGCCAATCTTTCAGAGAGTGACTTTATCAAATCTACCGACTGGTTGAACATGGTCTGGTCATTCGCGGTGCTAAATTGTGCCTCCAGCAAACATCTGGCGTCGGTGCTTAAGCCTAGCTTTGTCGGGTGCTTAGAGAACGAAAGAAACGGAGAGCTGACCCCGGCTATAAAGATGAAGCTGTTGAACCTGAAGGCTTATGCTGGCATAATTCTTGGTGACGCTTCGGTTTGCAAAGAAATCAACGAAAATGATCCAAAGCTTTTCGTGCCTACCGAAGCGTCCAAAGAAAAGCGAGTGCTCATCGCCGGAATGTTGGACGCCCTCAAGAGTCTACTGCCATCGGAAAGTCACGTCAGCATCAACAAGCGAACACTGATGGGATTTGCCGTTG ACGCTGAATGTGTCCTGGACGCCAAGTGCTTACCGCTGCCCGTAAACAAGGAACATCCAGGGGCGAAAAG GATTGCCTTGCTGGTGCACGATTACCACGACATGTGCCAGGGACCGCACACGGCCCTCAACGGTGTTCAAAGCCTCGCCTGCCGACTGCTCCGAGCGGCCGGCTATTCCGTACTATCGGTGCCGTACCACGAGTTCAGCACCGCAGACAAGTTGCTGAAGCGAGTAGAGTATTTGCAGAAGGCGTTCAAAGCTATCGTTAGTGAGAAGCCGTAA